DNA from Xanthomonas hyacinthi:
CCCTCGTTCCACGCCAAGGGCTTCTACGACGCCGTCAAGGACGTCGTCCCGGCGAAGTTTTTCCTGATTCCCGACCAGCCGCACAGCTTGCCCTGGTACCCGCGTCAGCAAAGGCAGACGCTCGGCCTGATCGAGGACTTCCTCAAGAATGACTGCGGTCCGGGCGGCCTCTGAACGCGTTCGACAAGCGCCTTACAGCGGAAATGTCGCATCCGTATGACAGAGGGTGTTTTCCTGTTCAGCGGATATTGCATCAGCGACGTGACAGAGGTACATTCGCTTAACCAAGTTGTAACAAATGCTTCATTTCTATTGACTTTGGAGAGAGAACGCAATGACCAAGTCCACCCCCCGCGGGCTGCGGCGTCTGCCCTTGGCGATCGCTGTGATCGCTGCGCTGCAAGCCGCCCCGGCGTTTGCCCAGGATAGTCTAGCGAGCGGCAGCGCCGAGTCCGACAAGCAGGCGACCACCTCCTCCAAGGCGGACGCTGGCAAGACCAGGGACCTCGACGCGGTTTCCGTGACCGGTTCGCTGCTGAAGCGCCCTGAATACGAAACCACTTCACCGGTGCAGGTGATCTCCATCGACAAGAGCATCTCCGCAGGCAAGTTCGACGTGGCCGACTTCCTGCAGACTTCGGCCGCCGCTGCAAGTTCGACGCAGATCAACAACCAGTTCGGCGGTTTCGTCGTCGAAGGCGGCACGGGCGTGCAGACCGTCTCGCTGCGTGGCCTCGGCGCCAACCGTACGCTGATCCTGCTCGATGGCCAGCGTCCCGGCCCGGCAGGCACCCGCGGCCAGGTGGGCGCGTTCGACCTGAACGTCATTCCCAAGGTCATCCTGCAACGCATCGAGATCGTCAAGGACGGGGCTTCCTCGATCTATGGCTCCGATGCGATAGCCGGGGCGGTCAACCTGATCACCCGCAAGAGCATCGACAAGCCGATCATGGACTACACCATGAGCGTGCCGCAGCATGGCGGAGGCGAACAATTCTCGGCGTCGTTCGCTGCCGGCAAAGACTTCAGCAACGGCAGCATCGTAGGAGCCGTCCAATGGGATCGGCTGAACGCCCTCACTTACGGCGACCGTGACTTCCTGAGTTGCGCCGAAGACCGGGTGTGGGGCACCGATGGCCAGCGCATCGATCGGGAAGATCGCTCGATCATCGGCAATACCAAGTTGGGTGGATGCTCCTCGGGCAACCTTTACGCCAACACAATCCTTAATTATTTCAATTCAGCCATACGCTATGTGCCGTCGTCGGATGGCAGCACCGTGGGCCCCTTCCCCGGATACAAGCCGCGTCCCCGCCCCAGTAGAACCTATGCGAACTCTTCACAGGCCTATTACGAGGATGTGTTGAATTTCCCGTTCTACAACACTGCGCAAGTCATCAACCAGCGCGAGCGCATCAGCTTGTACGGTGCCAGCGACTTCGGCTTCGATAGCTTCAATTGGAAGACACAGTGGCTGTACAACCGCCGTGAGACGGAGACGCATGGCTACCGGCAGTTCTTCCCGGTCGTCTACAACGAAACCGATGGCAACTACTACCAGCCGATCATGCCCTACCGGGATGATCAGAAGATCACCGTCGACTACTTTTATGGCAGCACCAAGTTCGACGGCGCATTCAAGTGGAGCGACAGTTGGAGCTGGGAGGTCAATGCGAGCTACTCCCGCTCCGACGGCGACTACGAGCACAACGACATCCAGACGTCCCGCACCGGCGACCTCGCCTATGTCGATAGCGACGCGCCGGTGAACTATTTCGATCCCGGTTACCTCAGCGGCGAGCGCATGAGTGAACTGGAGAATGCCGTTGGCGTCACCACCAAGGGCAACACCATCTATGACCAGGCGATCGTCAACGCCGTCATTACCGGGAACCTGTTCGCGCTTCCTGCGGGTGAGGTCGGCGCAGCATTCGGCGTCGAATACCGTCATTCCAAGATCGACGACGAACCCGATGAACTGACCAAGTCCGGCGACATCTGGGGCTACAGCTCCGCCCAGTCGACCAAGGGCACCGACAATGTCCGCGAGGCTTTCGCCGAATTCGACATCCCACTCATCAAGGGAAAGCCGGGCATCGAGTCGCTGTCGGTCAACCTCTCCGGCCGCGCTTTCAAGTACAACTCCGTGGCAGATTCGGACAAGGTATGGAAGGCCGGCCTGAACTGGCAGATCGTCCCGTCCCTGCGCCTGCGTGGCAGCATTGGCACCTCGTATCGCGCGCCGGGCCTGTACGAGCTCTATCTCGGCGACCAAACCGGCTACCGACAGCAGACAGCAATCGATCCTTGCATCCTCTGGGGCGAAAGCAGCAACAGCTTCCTCCAGGCAAACTGCGGGGCAGCGGGCATCCCGGCAGACTACGCGGGCACCGGCGCAACGGCGACGGTCTATTCCCAGGGCGGCAAGGGCGCCTTGCAACCCGAAACCTCCAAGGCCAAGACGCTGGGCATGGTGTGGACGCCGGAGTTCGCAAACCTGAGTGTCGCACTCGACTACTTCGACTACGACATCCGTGGCGAAATCGCCCAACTCGATGAGTACGACATCATTAACGGCTGCTATGGCTCAGCTGTCTATCCAAATACGTTTTGCGACCAGTTTATTCGCAATAGCTCAAGCGACCCATCCGCACCCAATGCGATAACCACCGTCTACAACAAGTACATCAACATCAATCGTGAGCGCTCTCGGGGCTACGACCTGCAGCTGAATTACGACAGCGACTTCTCGTTCGGCAAGCTGTCGCTGGAAGCTCAGGTCACTTACACGATCGAGGATATAATCCGGCTTTTCGACACATCGTCCGAGAGCGGGCTGACGACCGACGATCAGGTGGGCTACATCGGTCGACCGAAAACCGTTGGCCTCATGTCCGCGGATCTGAAGCGTGGCGACTGGACGTTCAGCTATCAGGCAAGCTATGTCAGCTCGACCGAAAACCGTGACCTGGACCGCGCCTTCACCTACCAGGGATATGCCGGTGCGACGCGCGACATCAAAGCCGGCTGGCAGGTTCTACACAATGCGTCCGTTACCTATGAACAAGGCGACTGGGGCATCATGGTCGGCGTGCGCAATCTGTTCGACAAGGAACCGGATCTGATTTCGACTGGCGTCGGCACGCGCTACGGCAATACGCCGCTATATGCTTCGCAGTACGACTGGTATGGACGTACTGTCTTTGCCCGGGTGCAGTACAAGTTCTAAGCTGGAGTCAGGACAATGAACGAGGGGCGACCAATGGCCGCCCCCTTTTGTTCGAGCTTCAGAATGCAACGCTCCAACATTCCGTTCTCGCGTAAGCCTGGGCGCGGTAGGGCCGGCAGTTCCCTGCCGGCCCCGGCACAGATCCGTACGTGCGGAACTACCGCATCCGGCTCCTGCCTCGGGTATGTGACGCGAAGCGATCCTCAGGATGCGGATGTGCATTTCCGGGTCGTGGTATGTAGAGGTCGGCAAGGCGTCCGTAGCGCGACCATTGAAGCCGATTACGCTGGCTGCGACGTTTGCGGGTCTGCCGCCATAGACGGCAGACCGCCAGACGCAAGCCACAAGGCGTATCAGGTTTCCCGGCACTGCATGGTATGGACCGGCCAGCCTTTCGTAGTAGACATCCGGGAGCCATAATTCATGGCCATGGCCGAGGTGTTTATGAGCAGCTTGCGCAGGCGGTACACGGATGAGTTCCGGGCCGCGGCGGTGAAGCGGGCGATCGAGCGTGGCTTCACGGTCGTGGCCGCGGCCTCGCGCATCGGGATCCCCCGTACCTACGAGGGCTGGCCGTTCCCGGCGGTGGCGATGGACCTGTCCTCGCGGCAGCTCGGGGCCACGGCCGCGACGATGCCAGCGACCTGGTAAGCGACCTGGTGCTGCAGGCGCCGATGGCGGCCGCCTGGCGGCGCAAGCAGCGACTGGCAGTGAAGGCGCACCGGAGGGTGCCGAGCACGAGCCGTCGCGGCAACTGCCACGACAATGCGGTGGCCGAGAGCGTCTTCAGCGTGTTGAAGAAGGAGCGGATCAAGCGGCAGATCCACCCGACGCGGGCCGCAGCGGCGTCGGACGTGTTTGATTGGGCCTGTTGCCGCGATCGGGCTAGGCCACGCCGCGCCTGGGCGCGCACGGGCAAGGAAGCGCGAGGGAGCTTATGTCGATAAGCGACCGCGCGATGACGCCGTCGCGTGCGCGCCCAGGCGCGGCCCGTCGGGTCGCCGTGTGCGGTGCCCCGGCGGCCGCGCGGCGTGGACAGGCGCCCAGCCTGCCACGGCGCCACGCACGACCACCTGAGCGCCGGACACGACAACGTGGCCTAGCCCGATCGCGGTAACAGGCCCTGCATGGAGATGTTCTACAACCCGATCCGCCGGCATGGTGCCGCTGGCGGCGTATCGCCGGCAGCGTTTGAAAGGCGCTACGCGCAAAGGCGGCAACCGAGTGTCTACGGAAGGCTGGCCGGTCCAGTATTCTATGTGCATGTCTTCCCCCGCCCATGAACTGCTGAGCCGCGTATTCGGCTACGACCACTTCCGCGGCCCGCAGCAGGACATCGTCGAGCACGTCGCTGCCGGGCAGGACGCGCTGGTGCTGATGCCCACCGGCGGCGGCAAGTCGCTGTGCTACCAGATTCCCTCGCTGCTGCGCGACGGCACCGGCATCGTCATCTCGCCGCTGATCGCGCTGATGCAGGACCAGGTCGAAGCCCTGCGCCAGCTCGGCGTGCGCGCCGAATACCTCAATTCCACGCTGGACGGCGAAACCGCGCAGCGGGTCGAGCGCGAGCTGCTGGCCGGCGAGCTGGACCTGCTGTACGTGGCCCCCGAACGCCTGCTGACCCCGCGCTTCCTGTCGCTGATCGAGCGCAGCCGCATCGCCCTGTTCGCGATCGACGAGGCGCACTGCGTGTCGCAATGGGGCCACGATTTCCGCCCCGAATACCGCCAGCTCACGGTGCTGCACGAGCGCTGGCCGCAGACCCCGCGCATCGCCCTGACCGCCACCGCCGATCCACCGACCCAGCGCGAGATCGCCGAGCGTCTGGACCTGACCCAGGCGCGCCACTTCGTCAGCTCCTTCGACCGCCCCAACATCCGCTACACCGTGGTGCAGAAGGACAACAGCAAGCGCCAGCTGCTGGATTTCCTGCGCGCGCACCGCGGCAGCGCCGGCATCGTCTACTGCCTGTCGCGGCGCAAGGTGGAGGAGACCGCCGAGTTCCTGGCCAAGGAAGGACTCAACGCGCTGCCCTACCACGCCGGCCTGCCGGCCGAGGTGCGTGCCGGCAACCAGCGCCGCTTCCTGCGCGAGGACGGCATCGTGATGTGCGCCACCATCGCCTTCGGCATGGGCATCGACAAGCCGGACGTGCGCTTCGTCGCGCATACCGACCTGCCCAAGTCGCTGGAAGGCTACTACCAGGAAACCGGCCGCGCCGGCCGCGACGGCGAGGCCGCCGAGGCCTGGCTGTGCTACGGCCTGGGCGATGTGGTGCTGCTCAAGCAGATGATCGAAAAGGGCGAAGCCGGCGAGGACCGCAAGCGGGTGGAGCGGCGCAAGCTCGACCAGTTGCTCGGCTATTGCGAATCGATGCAATGCCGGCGCCAGGTGCTGCTGGCCGGCTTCGGCGAGACCTATCCGCAGCCCTGCGGCAACTGCGACAACTGCCTGACCCCGGCCGCGGCCTGGGACGCCACCGTCGCCGTGCAGAAGGCGCTGAGCTGCGTGTTCCGCAGCGGCCAGCGCTTCGGCGTCGGCCACCTGATCGACATCCTGCGCGGCAGCGACGGCGAGAAGATCAAGCAGTTCGGCCACGACCGGCTCAGCACCTACGGCATCGGCAAGGACCTGGACGCGCGCGCCTGGCGCGGCGTGTTCCGGCAGCTGGTCGCCACCGGGCTGCTGGAAGTGGACAGCGACGCCTACGGCGGGCTGCGCCTGACCGACGCCAGTCGCCAGGTGCTCAAGGGCGAGCGCCAGATCATGATGCGCCGCGAGGCGCCGAGCCGCGGCCGCGAACGCGGCGAGCGCAGCGGCAGCCCGCGCACCGGCGTGCCGGTGCAGCCGCAGGACCTGAGCCTGTTCAACGCGCTACGCGACCTGCGCGCCGGCCTGGCCAAGGAGCAGAACGTGCCTGCGTTCGTGATCTTCCACGACAGCACCCTGCGCAACATCGCCGAGCAACGCCCGACCAGCCTGGACGAACTGGCGCATGTCGGCGGCATCGGCGGCACCAAGCTGGCCCGCTACGGCCAGCAGCTGATCGATATCGTCCTGCAGCAAGGCTAGCGGCAGTAGGCGGAAGGCCGCGATTGCCGCCGCATCGCGGGAGATGGCCGGCACCGGCAAGAAAATTCCCCGGCGCCGACAGGCCGGGTTCAACGTGATCTTGATAGCGTCGGCTGATGGTGGCACGCAGCTGCGGCTGCCGCCATCCAGCCCCTCTTTCCTTGGCGTACGTCCGATGAAACGATCCCTCCTGCTTGCCTGCGCCCTGCTCGCCGGCCCGGCACTGGCGCAAACCTCCGCCGACGCCGGTTCCGGCAGCAGCGACAGCGAAGCGGCCAAGCGCGCGCTGGACCTGAGCGTGCCGCAGCAGCCGATCAGCTACGGCACCGACCCGGTGTACAAGGCCGATCCGCCCGGCGCCTACTACGGCGACACCAGCGGCACCTCGGCCTCGGCGCAGAAGGCCGCGGCCACCCAGGCCCTGGCCGAGGCCGAGCAGGCGCATGCCGAGCGCTGCAAGGGCGACGTGCACGGCAGCGTCGCCACCGGCTTCGGCTATTCCTCGCACGGCGGCAACAGCAACTACCAGGCCGCCAACCTCAACCTGTGCAAGACCTACTACAACGACGACGGCAAGCCGCGCGAAGTCGGCATCAGCATCAGCATCGGCCAGAGCGAAGGCCACGGCGGCTACTACGGCCGCGGCGGCTACGGCTATCCCTACGGCGGCTGGTAGCGGCCAAGCGGCCGGCGCGGCGGCCGCCGCGCAGAAATCCAGGCTATAGCCCACCGTCAGCGTGCGTCCGCGCCCGGCGCAGCAACGGTCCGGTTCGACCAGCGCGCTCTGCGAGTAATAGGTGATGTACTGGCGATCGAGCAGATTGGCGACGGCCGGGCGCAGTTTGCCCTGGCGCAGCCTGTAGGTCAGCGCGGCGTCGACCAGCGCGTAGCCGCTGAACCGCTTTGCGGATCGTCGAAACGGCGGCTGAACGCGTATTGCGCCTGCACGAAGCGGGACAGCCGCGGCGTCCATTGCGACGACCAACTGCCGATGACGCGGCTGGGCGCGATGTTCAGCCCGTCCAGATGCGCGTTCAGGCTGCCGTTGCCGTCGCTGTCGTAGCGCCCGCGTGTATACGCATAGGCCAGGCCGAGGCGCTGCCGCTCGTTGATCCGGTACTTGGCGCTGGCGTCCACGCCTTCGATGCGGGTCTTCTCTCGCGCCATAACGCCGGAGGAAGGCCACGGATGAAGAAATTCTTGCCGGGCGGACGCATGGACCTGCTTCCTCCGCGACTGTCGGCCTTCACCGCCGTGCTCGGCGGCGGCAGCTTTGCGGCGACCCCGCGCCGGCGCACGACGCGCGGCACTGAACTTCCCCGTCGGACGCTACAGCGCGTCCATCTGCGTGCGCACGTCTGCGGCCATGAGGCCGTAGGCCGCAGTGGTGGGATGCGTGCCGTCGGTGGTCGCATAGCGCGCGGCTCCGGTCACCAGAAATTTCAGATCGTCGGTGCCGCGGATCGATGGCCAATGCTGGAAAGCATCGACCGCTGCGCCCACATTCGGCGCCAGCCACGCGTTGAGTTGCGCAGCGATTCCGGTGCTGTCCCAGCCGCCAGGGCCACCGCAATAGTTCTGGTTCGCTTCGGTGGCCCAGCTGTCGGTAGACGTGGTCCGCGGCAACAGGTGACCGGCCAGGATCTTCTGCACCTCGTTGGCGCGCAGCATCGAGTAGATGGCCGACAGGCGCGTCTGCAGCGTATCCAGCGACACGCCGGTGCCGGCGAGGCCGATGTCGTTGGTGCCGTACATGACGACGGCATGCGTCGCGTATCTCGCCAGCGTCGCGCTGCGCGCATCGACGACCGCTATCGTGCTGGTGCTGCCGTGCACGGCCATGTTCATGTAGCCGATCTGGCTTGCATCGGCGTCGCTCGGATCGCGCATTGCCCTCGACATCCAGCCCAGGCCGGCCACGCGCGTGGCGCTGTCTGCATCGCCGGTGCCCTGACAGATCGAATCGCCCACGCACAGCCATGCCTTGGCGGCAGCATCAACGTGCCGACCGACCAGTTTGGGCACATAACCGTGCGGGCGGCTCTGCACCGCATCTCCCGTTTGCGTCCATTGCCCCGCGGCACAAACGTCGCTGCTGGTGGTCACCGTTGGGTCGAACCAGGCCACGCGGGCTCCGGATTGCGACGCGGCGCGCGCCGAGCTGTTGCACAGGCTCGATGCCGTGGACAGGTCGAACATCACCAGCATCTTCACGTACACGATCGTCCCGCGCGCAAACGTCGCAAGCGCGAAGTCGGCCGGCGTGAGCAGATCGCTCAGGACGTCGTTCGCGCCATCGTCCAGCGTGATACCGGCCGCGCCGCCGAAGGTGATCGGCTTCACCACGCCACCGATCTCCAACGATGCCGCTTGAATCGGCAGCGTATTGCCCGGGTTGACCATCGAGTTGTTGCTGTAG
Protein-coding regions in this window:
- a CDS encoding TonB-dependent receptor domain-containing protein encodes the protein MTKSTPRGLRRLPLAIAVIAALQAAPAFAQDSLASGSAESDKQATTSSKADAGKTRDLDAVSVTGSLLKRPEYETTSPVQVISIDKSISAGKFDVADFLQTSAAAASSTQINNQFGGFVVEGGTGVQTVSLRGLGANRTLILLDGQRPGPAGTRGQVGAFDLNVIPKVILQRIEIVKDGASSIYGSDAIAGAVNLITRKSIDKPIMDYTMSVPQHGGGEQFSASFAAGKDFSNGSIVGAVQWDRLNALTYGDRDFLSCAEDRVWGTDGQRIDREDRSIIGNTKLGGCSSGNLYANTILNYFNSAIRYVPSSDGSTVGPFPGYKPRPRPSRTYANSSQAYYEDVLNFPFYNTAQVINQRERISLYGASDFGFDSFNWKTQWLYNRRETETHGYRQFFPVVYNETDGNYYQPIMPYRDDQKITVDYFYGSTKFDGAFKWSDSWSWEVNASYSRSDGDYEHNDIQTSRTGDLAYVDSDAPVNYFDPGYLSGERMSELENAVGVTTKGNTIYDQAIVNAVITGNLFALPAGEVGAAFGVEYRHSKIDDEPDELTKSGDIWGYSSAQSTKGTDNVREAFAEFDIPLIKGKPGIESLSVNLSGRAFKYNSVADSDKVWKAGLNWQIVPSLRLRGSIGTSYRAPGLYELYLGDQTGYRQQTAIDPCILWGESSNSFLQANCGAAGIPADYAGTGATATVYSQGGKGALQPETSKAKTLGMVWTPEFANLSVALDYFDYDIRGEIAQLDEYDIINGCYGSAVYPNTFCDQFIRNSSSDPSAPNAITTVYNKYININRERSRGYDLQLNYDSDFSFGKLSLEAQVTYTIEDIIRLFDTSSESGLTTDDQVGYIGRPKTVGLMSADLKRGDWTFSYQASYVSSTENRDLDRAFTYQGYAGATRDIKAGWQVLHNASVTYEQGDWGIMVGVRNLFDKEPDLISTGVGTRYGNTPLYASQYDWYGRTVFARVQYKF
- the recQ gene encoding DNA helicase RecQ; this encodes MSSPAHELLSRVFGYDHFRGPQQDIVEHVAAGQDALVLMPTGGGKSLCYQIPSLLRDGTGIVISPLIALMQDQVEALRQLGVRAEYLNSTLDGETAQRVERELLAGELDLLYVAPERLLTPRFLSLIERSRIALFAIDEAHCVSQWGHDFRPEYRQLTVLHERWPQTPRIALTATADPPTQREIAERLDLTQARHFVSSFDRPNIRYTVVQKDNSKRQLLDFLRAHRGSAGIVYCLSRRKVEETAEFLAKEGLNALPYHAGLPAEVRAGNQRRFLREDGIVMCATIAFGMGIDKPDVRFVAHTDLPKSLEGYYQETGRAGRDGEAAEAWLCYGLGDVVLLKQMIEKGEAGEDRKRVERRKLDQLLGYCESMQCRRQVLLAGFGETYPQPCGNCDNCLTPAAAWDATVAVQKALSCVFRSGQRFGVGHLIDILRGSDGEKIKQFGHDRLSTYGIGKDLDARAWRGVFRQLVATGLLEVDSDAYGGLRLTDASRQVLKGERQIMMRREAPSRGRERGERSGSPRTGVPVQPQDLSLFNALRDLRAGLAKEQNVPAFVIFHDSTLRNIAEQRPTSLDELAHVGGIGGTKLARYGQQLIDIVLQQG
- a CDS encoding SGNH/GDSL hydrolase family protein, with amino-acid sequence MSQRRDCAQLRVSAQSGDKTQWRIDGTAATDRLFVAAVGPKLGAAQYTGASDVLPCFHVASCGRPSSRDPMNPVSGHGHAAQCVHAGDADAAAQDPSRRRFLQWSALAAAVGLLRVPLAAAASSAGHVQALPPQRYGDGGTPVAQSPLRFASSGNVVHNGKESIGKRGVQIRWPYVLGSGDLSELRLLLDNWCFSYSNNSMVNPGNTLPIQAASLEIGGVVKPITFGGAAGITLDDGANDVLSDLLTPADFALATFARGTIVYVKMLVMFDLSTASSLCNSSARAASQSGARVAWFDPTVTTSSDVCAAGQWTQTGDAVQSRPHGYVPKLVGRHVDAAAKAWLCVGDSICQGTGDADSATRVAGLGWMSRAMRDPSDADASQIGYMNMAVHGSTSTIAVVDARSATLARYATHAVVMYGTNDIGLAGTGVSLDTLQTRLSAIYSMLRANEVQKILAGHLLPRTTSTDSWATEANQNYCGGPGGWDSTGIAAQLNAWLAPNVGAAVDAFQHWPSIRGTDDLKFLVTGAARYATTDGTHPTTAAYGLMAADVRTQMDAL